The proteins below come from a single Blattabacterium cuenoti genomic window:
- the metE gene encoding 5-methyltetrahydropteroyltriglutamate--homocysteine S-methyltransferase yields MWKHNLGFPRIGINRELKKASELYWSNNIDCNQLFEIGRKIRFQNWNFQINSGLDLITCNDFSFYDHVLDLSFLMGVIPKIYLDPKFNNFIDLYFSMARGYQDNEWDIKAMEMTKWFNTNYHYIVPEFTKDQKFFINSNKIFSEIDELNNILNSSDKIKPVLIGPVTYLYLGKEKDESFHKMDLIDKITFFYIDLIKKLVKTGIKWIQLDEPILSLDLSDLEKKSFKYSYEKIYDVFSNLDIKILLTTYFGGLLDNISILKNIIDRIHAIHIDLIEDPNQLDEILSLIKKSETILSLGIVDGRNIWKNRYSNSIRNIKKVINSIGMDRLMISPNCSLLHVPIDLDKEKSIHIDIKNKMSFAKQKIDELSDLEKIIKGERSILLKNSYLVDKLDQSNIIHNKKVKNEYSDFQEKDIKRKSSFSIRQKKQQKRFNLPLFPTTTIGSFPQTKELRSLRNKFKKKELSKNRYEKEIKKLISYVIKKQEDLNLDVLVHGEFERNDMVEFFSDKLNGILSTKHGWVQSYGSRCVKPPIIYGDVSRTDDMTTNWICYAQSKTNKFVKGMLTGPVTILKWSFVRDDQPIFKTAYQIAWAIRDEVLSLERSGIKIIQIDEPALREGLPLKKKNWNYYFNWSINAFRIASSGVKDDTQIHTHMCYSEFNDIIEEISELDADVITIENSRSNMDLLKIFSNFSYPNEIGPGVYDIHSPRIPTKEEIFKLIQESSNLLPIRNIWINPDCGLKTRKWKEVFKSIKNMTEAAKLARIKLSD; encoded by the coding sequence ATGTGGAAACATAATTTGGGATTTCCTCGTATAGGAATAAATAGGGAGTTAAAAAAAGCTAGTGAATTATATTGGTCAAATAATATTGATTGTAATCAATTATTCGAAATAGGTAGAAAAATAAGATTTCAAAATTGGAATTTTCAGATAAATTCCGGTTTAGATTTAATTACATGTAATGATTTTAGTTTTTATGATCATGTTTTAGATTTATCTTTTTTGATGGGTGTAATTCCTAAAATATATTTAGATCCTAAATTTAATAATTTTATCGATTTATATTTTTCAATGGCTAGAGGATATCAAGATAATGAATGGGATATTAAAGCTATGGAGATGACTAAGTGGTTTAATACCAATTATCATTATATAGTTCCTGAATTTACTAAAGATCAGAAATTTTTTATAAATTCAAATAAAATTTTTAGTGAAATAGATGAATTAAATAATATTTTAAATTCATCAGATAAAATTAAACCAGTTTTAATAGGTCCTGTAACTTATCTTTATTTAGGAAAAGAAAAAGATGAATCGTTTCATAAAATGGATTTAATTGATAAGATAACATTTTTTTACATAGATCTTATTAAGAAATTAGTAAAAACAGGAATAAAATGGATTCAATTAGATGAACCAATATTATCATTGGATTTGTCAGATCTTGAAAAAAAATCTTTTAAATATTCTTATGAAAAAATTTATGATGTATTTTCTAATTTAGATATAAAAATATTATTAACTACTTATTTTGGTGGATTATTAGACAATATATCTATTTTAAAAAATATTATTGATCGTATTCATGCAATACATATAGATTTAATAGAAGATCCTAATCAACTGGATGAAATTTTATCTTTGATTAAAAAATCAGAAACTATACTGTCTTTAGGTATTGTTGATGGAAGAAATATATGGAAAAATAGATATTCTAATTCGATTAGAAATATAAAAAAAGTCATAAATTCAATAGGAATGGATAGATTAATGATTTCTCCAAATTGTTCTTTATTACATGTTCCAATTGATTTAGATAAAGAAAAATCTATTCATATAGATATTAAAAATAAAATGTCATTTGCTAAACAGAAGATTGACGAATTAAGTGATTTAGAAAAAATCATAAAAGGAGAAAGATCTATTTTATTAAAAAATTCTTATTTAGTGGATAAGTTAGATCAATCAAATATTATTCATAATAAAAAAGTTAAAAATGAATATTCTGATTTTCAAGAAAAAGATATAAAAAGAAAAAGTAGCTTTAGCATACGACAAAAAAAACAGCAAAAAAGATTTAATCTTCCTTTATTTCCAACAACAACTATCGGTTCTTTTCCCCAAACAAAAGAGTTAAGATCTTTAAGAAATAAATTTAAAAAAAAAGAATTATCTAAAAATAGATACGAAAAAGAAATTAAAAAACTTATTTCATATGTTATAAAAAAACAAGAAGATCTTAATTTAGATGTTTTAGTTCATGGAGAATTTGAAAGAAATGATATGGTAGAATTTTTTTCTGATAAGTTAAATGGAATACTTTCAACTAAACATGGTTGGGTACAAAGTTATGGTAGTAGATGTGTAAAACCTCCAATTATTTATGGAGATGTTAGTCGGACTGATGATATGACAACAAATTGGATTTGTTATGCACAATCTAAAACAAATAAATTTGTAAAAGGGATGTTAACTGGTCCAGTAACTATATTAAAATGGTCTTTTGTAAGAGATGATCAACCTATTTTTAAAACTGCTTATCAAATAGCATGGGCAATAAGAGATGAAGTTTTATCTTTGGAAAGATCAGGAATAAAAATAATTCAAATAGATGAACCAGCTTTGAGAGAAGGGTTGCCTTTAAAAAAGAAAAATTGGAATTATTATTTTAATTGGTCAATTAATGCATTTCGTATTGCTTCAAGCGGTGTTAAGGATGATACACAAATCCATACACATATGTGTTATAGTGAATTTAATGATATAATTGAAGAAATATCTGAGTTAGATGCTGATGTAATCACTATAGAAAATTCTAGATCAAATATGGATCTTTTAAAGATTTTTTCTAATTTTTCTTATCCCAATGAAATAGGACCAGGGGTTTACGATATTCATTCACCTAGAATCCCCACTAAAGAGGAAATTTTTAAATTAATTCAAGAATCTTCTAATTTATTACCTATAAGAAATATTTGGATTAATCCTGATTGTGGATTAAAAACTAGAAAATGGAAAGAAGTTTTTAAATCTATAAAAAATATGACAGAAGCTGCAAAATTAGCAAGAATAAAATTATCTGATTAA